The following DNA comes from Hordeum vulgare subsp. vulgare chromosome 3H, MorexV3_pseudomolecules_assembly, whole genome shotgun sequence.
gtatttatttgttcatgcatTCAGGTCATACTTTGGTTAAGTATTGGTGGGCACATGATCTCTTGTAAAGCTGGCATTAGTAAATTCCATAGGTTTTTTTGTCAGAAGATTCAATGTTAGCACAAAAGGAACTAAAGATTCGTTGGTTTAGCATAGTACTAGCATAAACATGCCCTTTAGCTCTGATATTGTACAACCCACACATTTCGAGAAGAATCTGATGTGATATTCACTTTCTTTACAGTGGGATACCCAACCAAAGTCAGTCATAGGCTCCTTTGTTCTGTTGCTTGCACCTTTTGCACCACACTTGGCTGAGGAGCTTTGGTTTCGTCTTGGACACTCACAATCATTGGCCCATGAACAGTTTCCAGAGGTAAACTCAAACCTGTCCTGCTTTCCTTTGGTACCAAGCGAGCATACATTGCTGATACATTTAAGATGAAGATTCTTACGAAGATTTTACTGCTTTGATAGTTAGGTGGGATAATTATACTCCCTCTGATCCAAAGTTGTACTAAATCAgcgacaattaatatggatcggaATGGTTACTTTTTTGTGAGGAATGATAGTTGTACATTTAAATAAACAACATCTCATAAATGTGAGATAGCAGCTACTAACAGATTACCTTAGTCAAGATAATAAAGGCATCTTTTAGATTGCTAGTCTGATATATGACTATGGTTTGAAATTTCACATGCGAGTTAATTTTTGTATTTTGGTATAaattattttgaactctttctgtTCTGTGCAGGCAAATAATGAGTATTTGAAAGAATCAGAGATTGTGCTCCCCGTGCAAATCAATGGGAAGACCAGGGGTACAATCCTTGTTGACAAGGAGTGTTCCGCGGATGATGTGTTCCAAATAGCAGTCTCAGACGAGAGACTCTCCAAATATTTGGACGGGAAGGCCATCAGGAAGAGAATTTATGTGCCTGGAAGGATCTTGAATGTTATACTAGATCAACAAAAGGCAAGGACGTGATCATTGCTCTGGTTTTTTCCATCAATCTTCCCAGGAGTCCTGCCAGAGTAGTTGATAGAGTCTAGAGATCTGTAAATTTCCATTCTTTTCTAGTAACATTTCCAGCTATTGGCATGCATCTTTTGTGATGCTGCTATGTTTAACAATATAATTTTATGATGGCCTCTCTCTTTGAATATATTTTCTACTTAAGGTCTGCAGAAGCTTTTTGAAGAAGTGAAACGCAAGATTTCTCTTGTGGGCTACTAAAAGTACCACTGAACCTAGCTCAATATTTCCAAGTTTCTGAAATTCTGTTGTTGCTTGACATGTTGGCAAGGAGGATTTGACATGAGCAGAATCCTCCTTGTCGTTATTCTAGCAAAGTGGTTGGACCAACTAACCGAAACAGTATTTTCTTGAGTCTAACACCTAACATATCAACTATTGCACTGATGTAGACCTTTACCCTGACCTGGGGTATCAGTGTCCACTAACACCAAATGGACTGATGCAACTAAGCTTCAAGCAGGTATCTCTTTAGGTTTCACAATTTagttcttctgattttttttgttcaTAATGCTCTGTTTTCTTTAGGTGTGTCGAACTGTTACGATTTCTGAAAAGGTATGTTCTCCATGATTGAGTGAGTCATCTCCTTTGGAATATTTATCTGCTACTTCTTTGTCTTGGGATTACACTTTACGCAACACCCCTCAATCTATTCTAGGGCGTAGCTGCTTATTCTGTTGGTGATCCCTAGTAGATCTTCCGAACAAACATTACCTGTTTAATTAGATGTTTGAACTAACAAAGCAGGTGAAGAAGAATATAATCAGAGAAGCATCTCAGGAAGTATCATTGCTACGTTGGCTTGTGAGGACATCAGCGTTGCAAGATGGCGAGTGAGAAGAAAATAATCAGCCTTACTGTCAAAGTTGGATTGGTGCTGTTTGCAGTATGCATTCTTGCGCCGGTTTCGCTCATGGTGCTGCTCAGGCACACAGTTCCTCTGCAGACATGTAAGTTATTGTAGCATTGACATTTTTGGCGTGTCCGATGAATAGAGAGTGCTCCTGCCGGTGGCTCGAGGGAAAACACAATTTTTGGTCTTTGTTTCTGCTGGTTTTATGTTCGCTTACTCTATTTTGCGTTTGCAGTGAGGTTGCTGTTTTCAGCTGGTCCAACATCTTCAGTGATGTGGGAAGAAGAAAAGATGGACTCTGCTAACGAAGGGGAGCAGCTGCTGTGTGAGTGTGACATGTCGAACCTAAGATCAGATGTATGCGAGCTCAAGGGCGATGTTCGGGTAATCCTCTCCAACATCACCATCATTGCCCTCGTCCACCCCTCTGCCTCTCTGAGGCGCCGGTCACGGAGGATGAAGCCGCACGCGAGGAAGAAGGATGGCCACGTGCTCGCCAGCGTCACAGACGTGTTGGTGTCGGTCACCCCTTCATCGCCTCACGTTCCGGGATGCATGGCCGAGAGCGCCGCCCCCGCGGTGGTCTTCTCGGTCGGTGGTGGCTATGAGGGCAACATGTTCCACGACTTCACCGACGTGCTCATCCCGCTGTTCATCACCGCCAGCCGGTTCCGCAGCGACGTGCACCTGCTTGCCAGCGACGCCCCGTCGTGGTGGCTTGACAAGTACCGACCGCTGCTCCGGGGGCTCTCTGGCCATGCTGTCATTGACATGGACAGGCAAAGCACAGAAGTGCTCTGCTACCCTCATGTGGTCGTCGGCCTCAGCTTCCACAAGGAGATGAGTATCAACGACGCGAAGACTGCCGGCGGGCACTACTCCATGGCCGCCTTTGCCCGCCTTGCCCGGAGATCCTACGGCCTTGAGAGAGACACAGCCATCCGTCTGTTACATGGCAGCAGCGACAACGTCAAGAGCCCGCGACGCCCCAGGCTGCTCATCATTTCACGGAAGACAACCAGGGCGTTCACCAACATGGGCACTGTCGCACAGGCGGCAGCCATGCTTGGGTACGAGGTGATCGTCGGCGAGGCGGAGCAGCGCTCGGACCTTTCCGCCTTGGCACGGCTGGTGAACTCGTGCGACGTGCTGGTGGGCGTTCACGGCACTGGGCTCGCCAACCTGGTGTTCCTCCCGCCAGGGGCCGTGGTGGTGCAAGTGGTGCCGCTGGGCGGGCTAGAGGCCATGGCGGGGGAGGACTTCGGCGTACCGGCGGGCGACATGGGGCTCGGCTACGTTCGGTACACCGTCGCCATCGGGGAGAGCACGCTGGCGGAGCTGCACCCAAGTGACAACCCGGCGGCGGTGAGGAGCCAAGCGTCGCTGGCGCTCCGGCCGGCGTACCTGGCCGGCCAGAACGTCACGCTCAACGTCACTCGGTTCAGTGGCGCCTTGTCCCTTGCTCTGGAGCTTCTTCACCATTAGAAGACAGACACTCACTCAACAGGGCGTAGATTGTGGTTACAAGATAATTTGTCAAGTGTTTTACTTCAGTAAAATGTCGGGTCTGGCTAAATTTATGGATGAGCTGCCGGTCACACGGTCAGAAGGCAAACTAGAAGGCCAGTCTAGTGACTTATAACTCTCTCAATCGACTACTCTCTCTGTTTCTAAATACAAAACATTTTATCCTtttatccgtatgtagttcatagtaaaATTTCTGAAAGGTCTTATACTGTattaaggaacggagggagtaagaatTAGCAATTCCATAGGACAAATATAAATTGGAACGGGACACAAATTGGAACAACCAAGGCTGAATCAGCACAGTGTCTCTTCAGATTTTAACTACCATCGTGTCGGTTTGAGCTCTTTTTTTTGTGCACCATGCTCTGTTTCGTGCATTATTAAATCTTTATTACTTTGGCACGGGCAGTTATTATGAGTTGTGTAAAGCGTAATTCAGTTAGAAAGATGTCTCTGCTGTTTCTGCCTGGGGAAACGCTTCAATATGCATGTAACGATGCTGTAAATAACTGTAAATAATATCTTCCACTTCTAATTAACCGTAAATAATTGATCATTTAAGAATTTTGGTACTCCTTCACTTTATACTAGTTTATACGGTAACAAACCAGGAGACTTTCGGCTGCAAATGCACAATAATGCTGCTCCTACGGTAGTTCCTACTAACCCAGAATAAGGTGGGTGCGACACATTTGCTTCATTTGTTACTCTCCCTGCTGCTGTTTGCTCATCCAACTTTACACGGACACTAGTGGTTCTGCGTGGCTGGATG
Coding sequences within:
- the LOC123442531 gene encoding alpha-1,3-arabinosyltransferase XAT3-like, which produces MASEKKIISLTVKVGLVLFAVCILAPVSLMVLLRHTVPLQTLRLLFSAGPTSSVMWEEEKMDSANEGEQLLCECDMSNLRSDVCELKGDVRVILSNITIIALVHPSASLRRRSRRMKPHARKKDGHVLASVTDVLVSVTPSSPHVPGCMAESAAPAVVFSVGGGYEGNMFHDFTDVLIPLFITASRFRSDVHLLASDAPSWWLDKYRPLLRGLSGHAVIDMDRQSTEVLCYPHVVVGLSFHKEMSINDAKTAGGHYSMAAFARLARRSYGLERDTAIRLLHGSSDNVKSPRRPRLLIISRKTTRAFTNMGTVAQAAAMLGYEVIVGEAEQRSDLSALARLVNSCDVLVGVHGTGLANLVFLPPGAVVVQVVPLGGLEAMAGEDFGVPAGDMGLGYVRYTVAIGESTLAELHPSDNPAAVRSQASLALRPAYLAGQNVTLNVTRFSGALSLALELLHH